A single region of the Acidobacteriota bacterium genome encodes:
- a CDS encoding zf-HC2 domain-containing protein, giving the protein MTTHLSKQELLSFQQRRVSAAELLRIDRHLSACSDCAQRLDSAPGLQSTVRRLQTELAGAEGELCSYFGFAQKADYVNGQLSAPEMALAKSHLEQCAECCLEFVELQEVRAGLTPGRAASPVTQTAWEKISGWFEMPVVRWAWRGLGTVATVVVLAWLTATLWPGRETFQPARTRATPTSTPLPPSDETTPASPTPNTASGAKSDETVLPADALLATLRDGERHITLDSTGQLRGLEALSPAAQVAVKEALATQQIKLSAQVVQMRTATVELLDQRRDPVDFALLAPLGQVVQATRPRLRWQALNGATCYYVTVYDTNFQKVAASGALTGTEWVPATPLERGRSYYWQVRALRDEQEFFAPAPNAPDAKFKVLERVQLAEIEQARTGQASHLALGVLYARAGLLEEAGLEFKALLAVNPHSPLAQRLWQSFERQSRNLRLARKNQ; this is encoded by the coding sequence GTGACAACGCATTTATCGAAACAAGAATTACTGAGCTTTCAGCAACGGCGTGTATCTGCCGCTGAGTTGCTGAGGATAGACCGGCATCTATCCGCTTGCTCGGATTGTGCGCAACGGCTGGACAGTGCGCCGGGATTACAAAGCACCGTGCGGCGGCTGCAAACGGAGTTGGCCGGGGCGGAAGGCGAGTTGTGTTCCTACTTCGGCTTTGCGCAGAAAGCGGATTACGTCAACGGGCAATTGAGCGCGCCTGAAATGGCTCTGGCAAAGTCGCATCTGGAACAGTGCGCGGAATGTTGTTTGGAGTTTGTGGAATTGCAAGAAGTGCGCGCGGGCCTGACGCCAGGACGCGCGGCCAGTCCGGTGACGCAAACGGCGTGGGAAAAAATAAGCGGCTGGTTTGAAATGCCGGTGGTTCGTTGGGCCTGGCGGGGGTTGGGGACAGTGGCAACGGTGGTGGTCTTAGCCTGGCTGACGGCCACGCTTTGGCCCGGACGCGAAACGTTTCAGCCTGCGCGAACACGCGCGACGCCGACCAGCACTCCGCTGCCACCTAGTGATGAAACAACGCCAGCGTCGCCCACGCCAAATACCGCATCTGGCGCAAAGTCTGATGAAACTGTGCTGCCGGCTGATGCGTTACTGGCTACCTTACGTGACGGCGAGCGGCACATTACGCTTGATTCAACCGGCCAGTTGCGGGGCTTAGAAGCTCTCTCGCCCGCAGCACAGGTAGCGGTCAAAGAAGCCTTGGCAACCCAGCAAATCAAGCTTTCCGCGCAGGTCGTGCAAATGCGCACGGCGACCGTCGAGTTGTTGGATCAGCGGCGCGACCCGGTGGATTTCGCGCTGCTCGCACCGCTGGGGCAGGTGGTGCAAGCCACGCGCCCGCGGTTGAGATGGCAGGCTCTGAACGGGGCCACGTGCTATTACGTGACGGTTTACGATACCAATTTCCAGAAAGTCGCTGCCAGCGGCGCTTTGACTGGCACGGAATGGGTTCCGGCCACGCCGCTCGAACGCGGGCGCAGTTATTACTGGCAGGTGCGGGCGCTCAGGGACGAGCAGGAATTCTTTGCTCCTGCGCCCAACGCGCCGGATGCAAAATTCAAAGTCTTAGAACGGGTTCAACTCGCCGAAATAGAACAAGCGAGAACCGGGCAAGCGTCACATTTGGCCTTGGGCGTGCTGTACGCGCGGGCCGGGCTGCTGGAGGAAGCGGGTTTGGAATTCAAAGCATTGTTGGCTGTCAATCCGCACTCGCCCCTGGCGCAGCGGCTGTGGCAGAGCTTTGAACGGCAGAGTCGAAACTTGCGTCTCGCGCGCAAAAACCAATAG